The DNA window TTTtgatttttcaagaaaaattaaagagttATTACGAGATGTTGCATTTGTATCGCCGATCAACAATCTATAagcaacgatatatatatagcatcgATATCAATTGGTGCGATTTAATTTCGATTTCgattttgtttcatatttctatttaacatTTACATTTGTAGTTGATAACagttatcataaaaaaatgtaataaaaacgaaatagaagaagaagaagaagaaaaagatcggATATCTGAACTGTGAATCCCGAGGCGTTGGAATATTTTGTACACGTAGTCGAGGTATCACGACACCTCGGCCATTATGCATAATACACGGAGTAACATAATGCAGCCATTgttagaaaagggaagaacGTTTTCCCTGTGTGTATCGGTTTGTTTCGTAGTGTGCCACTAAATACGAGCTGAGCTGTTCATAGGAACAAGGTATACACGGCCCGTTTAATACTCATTTGCATTCATTCTATTATACAACGGCGCTTATACGCTATATTTATGCAGTCCTCGTATATACGTAGAAAGACAGACGAACTTTTAGTTccaatttacatatatatccatatgatattatttaaaaaaagtaaacagtGACTGTGGTGTCCCTTTTGATCTGATTTTAACTCGTTTACATCTTTTTTCATAAAcgtgataattttataagtataaataatatttgtaattcgaacgactttattaattttcgttttttttctataaattaaaagaagttaTTATTAGATAGATCAAATAACCATTTTCCaagaaatgattattttttgtttcccatccgattaaaaaaaatttcttaggTTCTGTTATAAACAAAAGGAAGTTCGAGTTACGGGCGATCGTTAAACGACGAGTTAACTCTTCCTGCTTCTTCAAGGATCCTGTCCGACGAGGAGTTAATGAAGCTATTGTCCGCGACGTCCGTTCGTCCGAAGGTATAAGCGTCGGACGAGCGCGACGAGTAATTGGCAAAAGATATCGACGAGCCCTTCTCATCTTCCtcattctttcccttctttaactctttttctccttctatcgTCTCTTCCTCTTGCGATCTTGTTAGCCGAAAAAACTCACGGCTCGATTCTTGACAGCTCTTGATCTATGGTTCCTGCGTATTACCGTTTCTGTCCTGCtcttatttcctctttttttcctcaagACGTCAACCACTTCACTCTTTCGGTCATGCTCCAACTTGCGCAACATTTCTTGCGACCATAAATGGCTAAGACGTACGAATTCTGGTCCTCGTTGTTCCACAGCGTCCAACCCACGATCAGCTCACAACATGCAAAGGCTTTCTCGTTTGCTTATCGAAAGTGGTAGACAACGATTTTGCAATTATACGTACCATGTTTATTTATGTCAACTACACAATTATTAAAGTTcataatggaaagaaaattgttttagatatgttaagattttatttgtttaatatttcttttatacttaGGTAATATAGTTGATTAATGTTGAAACGTATTAGAAATCTTTGCTGTgaacttattcttttttaaattgtaactAAGTCTTAACATAAATCATTGCAAAGAAGATCGtcaatgtattaataaatgtcTTTCAAATCCATTCCTTTTACTTCAATTTCGAAAGGCAATttgtaaatgtaattttactatatatgtacgttattCAGAAAGTCCATGGAAACGTAAATTACTAGACTTAGGATAACGAGTATTAAATCGACGATTACTAAACATCACCTTGCTTGGAatgatcattataaaattcaagGGAATAGGAAAACATCCTGTCGTTAACGTTCCAACTCGAATATTCGAGCGAAATCGTTCGAACGTTCAACATCCAAATATGTTGAACGGTCGATTGCTAGCACCGAACCATTAATGTACGAATGCGAAGGAGATCATCCAAATATGAACATTAGAACGTGAACTTGCTTTTCGTAGGAACAACCCTGAGAAAATTACAaacccttttattttcttcgccaagctaaaattaataattaacactAGCCGTCAACGAGCTCGTCGAAACCTTCTTCTCCAGAATAGTGACAAACAATTTTATTGTACGTTTCATTCTCACGGTGAATTCTCAGTAAAGAAGCTCTTTAAAGCTGACTAAAATGTAGCTACAATGAAGAGTCTACTTGGCTTCCACCTCTTCCTGTGTGCCGTTACGTTGAGTATTAATGGTGCAATTAAGAAAACGACTCAGAAACcgagaaaaaagggaacaaCGCAAATTATGTGTTACGGGAATTTAACCAAGGAAAGTTGGAAAAACGGAACATGTTCTCACGTGAcaataaatttagaaattcATCGAATGTTCAAATATTCATGAACATTAATGTCGATATATAAGATAAGCTTTTATCTTGAATTATTGAGTctagtaatttatatttttatatcagtatctacgattttaatgaatatattcatatttctatGATAAGAGATAAGACGCTTCTATTTCACccaaatagaaagaaatatatatatacgtacatacgtatgtacaacttgcggaaaaattattctatcgTTCGTTTATCGACTGTCGATTGCAAATTGACGTTCGATTTGATTATACGTAACTACATCACTTCGTTTAAAAGTTATAAttgaagaaattaattgaaacaCACTTAGATACAAGAACGTTGTCTATCTTACGAGATGatcataaagaaaattttgaagaaattttggaaaaaattaaattttaaatggaacaagtaatgtttacatttttataagatttctttttcctttggaaaggtaaaatagtaaaattatgGGTGTCGGCGTAATTAGTTTACAATAAATGATCGGTAATTTTGTATCCTTGGGCAACACCTGTGATGGTGGTATCCTCTCTCGGTATCTCTCGAACTCCTCTACTATAGACCGTGTTGACTTGTCACCGTGCGACAGCTGCATCGTGCGTTTCCTCTTCGTCCTTGCACCTGTCTCCCTTAGGGCCATTACGCACGAACGTGCACCTTGCGGACGTCCGTAGAGGGAAATCACTTCgtactcctcttcttcttttttctctgttttttcttcttcatcatcgttCTCCGtattcttcttcgttccaCTAAAGATCGCCACAATGATTCATACGCTTCTTCACGTACCATGTTGTTCGaatagaaacaaagaaagcaaaacaaaacaaaagagaaaagaaaaatgaaactcGAGCATGAAGCTTGGGAAAAGAAATTGCAATTGCAATTGCAATGACGTTATTGGTGAGCGTTGTAAAAAGatagcaaagaaagaaaaaaagaaagagtctgagatagagaaagagagagagagagagagagagagagagagagagagagagaaagataaagagagagagagagagggaaagagaataaaatataaaggagaCAAACACGagacgatattatttatttctacttcTATTTGCCGATCGTCCGCGTCATTAAGTCGTAGAATTTATCGTCCTCTTAATCTGCGCCTATATTTTACAATGGCCGATATTATCGAGAGGGAAAACGTATTGCCACGTTACGAGATATTTCAAAGGCTCTCCACGGGCTGCAGGGATTTTCTACGTTAATCCTgttgccttctctctctctctctctctctctctttcccttctctagtttatttttttttgttggcaAACGAAACAGCCACCCTATCCCTCTCTCGCCATTCCTCTCCCGGTGACAAACCGATCGCATAAAATAGCTCGCCATAAACTTCATTTGCATAAGCCGGCTTGTCGCGACGCACCAACCAAGTTTCCATAGTTGCAGACGCGATATATGGACGAATgatcgttgaaaaaagaaggaaaaaataaacagacaCAAGAGACATTTCGGTGAAGATAATCCTCACCGATGCGTGACAATATTCCATATTCTTGCTTTGACGTAtggaaaaaagtaagaaaaggagaattgtaaaaataaaataaggatGTGATATGTTAATCAGCAAACAAATCTTTTGGTTGccgattatttatattactaaaACCCCATTAACAACTTTCAAttctgatatataatatttttatatcttttagtaaatattatatatgtatgtgcctTTTAAATCCTTGATACTATTATTTGACAAATATCTTAGTTATGgaactattatttaaaataaaagaatacatCGTTCGCATGTTGTTTTGCTTTGCAGTTTCGTTCAAGAATTTGCCTCGCCACCGGCAGATggaataactttattattggaGACTCTTCGTGGAGTACAGTTGGCTCAAAGTTCACCACCGACGTCCGGACATGTTGGGCCAAGAGTCGGTACCAGAAGGGCTGCTCTGGACGAGTTAGGATGCGTCGAGTGTTTGGCCGCCTGCGGTGAACGATGCGCTGATGCACCACGGCTACTAGTGCAAGCTCAACCTGGACTTCTTGCTCTGGCGGTCTGTCTGACGAGTAGTCTGAACCGGTCTCGTGTTCTGGCTCTTCAGGTAACAATCGTACCATCTTCCGCGCTCGTACTCGACGCTTACCGTTATTTTAAAAACAGCTGGCCGACACGATAATCGCTTACAAACGCGAGAGACCATCCGTAAACGTACCTTTGAATGATTCTCAATCCTAGAAAAGATTTAAGTCGAGTGGTCGATCACTTCAAACTCTTCACTTTACCTTGATGATCTCTTTTATCCCTGCTTGTTACTTCTTCCTGGAATTGAAAGGGGATctcaaaacatttttattcgaagatACACATCTTACCGTTAACATACTTTCCGTATTAAtttcgtatataatttattacaatgaaCTCTGAAGTTTTTATACGCTCGTTAATGCGATCAAAACCGACAGTACTTATCCTCATTTCTTATAACCATAACATTAGAGTAAATTAACCATTCATCACGGCTATGTTGCATGAGTATATATTTCGGAacggtaagaaaaaaaattctgttaACGTTATAAGAATCGTGATAATTCTGTTAACtcataaaagaaaacttttattaaataaaaagaatcatcTATTCGTTGTAGTTTCAATTCCACCCAATTAAAATCGTCCTCGATTAATTCGTTATTAACTTGACCCATTGAGCCGCTCATAAACACGAAGTTTGGGCAACGAAAAGAACCCTTTACTCGATCGAGCTCCGTTATTTGGAGAATATATACCGTCAACGGCAAAAccagtttttatcatttctacaGCCAAACGTTATTCGATCGAACGCAACGGTTTCATTTGCAAGCATTTATACAACCGTTGAccgtaatttcttttctttttctttatcttttcatatACCTAGATATCTTTATCTCAGGAAGTACCTATGTAGTTGTTAACCATGGCCAGGCTAAGCATATGAACGATTAtcaaaatttaacaaaaacaaataatcgTTTACACGACAGGTTTCTAATCGCATATTAAAGGATACGGAATAGTTAATGATCAAAACATACAaacttaacgataataaaaataaagatcgaGAAAATAATGACTGTAATCTAGACTAtggaagataaaaaggaaattaatcaacaaaaaatatgtataaacatatatatatatatatatatatatatatatatgttatatatatttatgttatatatatatatttatatatatatataacatatatatttatatatatatatatacatttatatatacatttatatatatatatatatatatatatatatatatatataaaatttcctaTGGTTGTAAAACGTGTTTCATTCCAATCGTAAAACTTGTAATAACTGAAACTAAAACTTGTTTGATAACATAAGATGTTtatagtttataaaaaaaaaagagaaaaaaattgatcgaatttACAGTTGCTGACGAAGGTTTGTCAGACTGCAGGTGGACACGCCGCAGTTTCCGAAGCTGTTTCTACATTGAGGTTGAAATACGGCGAAGGTGGAAGGTTCAGATTTTTGGCTGGCGCACTTCTAGCTCCCAGAGCTGCTATCGCTCTGAGAGTGGCAGGAGTATCCTTCTTGAATGCTTTCTTAAAGTCAGCACCTCGTACGCAAACGAGATTATACATTCaggtaagaataataaaatgctTGCTCatcgaaatatgaaatatgaatGAACAATGGATAATAAGGCCACTTAAGAACAATAGATAGCAGTCTgtgtaattttattcaaaattgaataaaaattgtatttgttattttttttcgttaaatatatatatttcttttgaccgataaaatgcatatatttatcataatcatcTTGTAGGCGGAGGCCTGCGAAGCTGGACTAGAGCCGCAGGTACTCCAAGAATGGTTGAGAGAATCGGATGGTCGAGAGGAAGATACATTGACGGATCTTTTGCGTAAGGAAGTCCAGAAATGGGCACAAAATTGTGTCGATGTAGATGCTCTTCAACGAAGGGTTCTACGTGCCGAAGAAACTTGTAGAATTTTAAGCAAGAAGGTCTCTGCTTTACAAAATCAGCTCGAGAAATTGCAAGTGGAGAAGCtcaacaattataatacgaaAAATCGCGATAATATATCTAGCGGAACAATTCTTGGTATAAATAAGACGCAAAAGGTATCATCGAACGCGGAAGACGAAGGTATTAGTTCGTCAGAAAGATCGAGCAGTCCAGAAGATACAAAAAATCAATCTCAAAACGATCATCAGAAGATCACGACGATGCAAGATAATGATCAAGAAACGACGATCGATGATGTTATTGAGGAACTTAGGATCATCGTGAAAGATGCTGAGGAAGAGTTCAGCGATAAGAATCAAGAAAGATCTGCGGAATTGGATTCAAATGATCCAGCTTTCGTGAAAAATGCCCTCTTCAGGCCAAATTCCAAACTTTCTTACGACAATTCCGATGTTTGTCTCTATGAGCAAGTCTCGAAACGAGATCAGCAAACTGATCGAAAGATCTTTAATACCAATTCTGCTTCGAATGTATTACAAAGTTGTCAGGAGAAAGGAGAACAAGTTACTTATTTTGGTAACGATCCTGATTACAGCGATAATTCGAGTGTCACTAGAAGACTGAGCTCGGATGTATCACGAAGGATCTCAAAATCTTCGTTGGAGGGTAGCGTCAAGATAGTCGTCAAGGGACCGGACGTCGAAGATGCTATAGTTCCGACAATTCTTCATCCACAACCACCGCGAAGAACGCCACCGTGTTTATCGGCATTAATGGCGGTGAGGCACTGTAATTTTGCCGATCACAATGAACCTTACAACTCTCACGACGAAGAGCTCGAGGAGGAAACTTTAGGTGATGGTAGTGATTCTTTGCTAAGCGCTTCTAGATTGAAGTACAACGAGAAGAATCAATCCTATGAGGAACACATCAGAGAGACCGCTGTGGTTGAACATTTTCAAAAGAGATCCACGAACGGTTTATTGTCAAACAATATCGTCGATAAGAGTGCTAAATTCAGGAAAAGTTTCGACGATCTTCGTCATTTTggaaataatggaaataatttaGAAGGAAAAACTATAAGAAATTATGAACCTTCTGGTTCGTCTAAAACACGAATACCAGCTGAAAATGGATCGATTAAACATGTAGAATATAGACAATTTGAAACATCTTCGAAGGTATTCGATTTCTCAAAGCATCAAACAGATCGTCAATCTTCCGTTCATCGACACGGTTCTAAGTATAGGAGCGAAGTGGAAAAGAGGAAACTTCTACGCAGATCGACAAGTCATGATTATCTAGATTCGAATACATCAACACCTTGTTCGAGAAGATCGACTGGAAGTCGAGTAGAGTGTCGTATAAGAAAATTCGAGAGTTTAAACTCATTCGATGAACACCGTAGTCTTCAGAGTTACGGTGGGCCCGGCAGTACCGATAATTTGAACAAGCAACATCAGAATATCACAGAAGATTTCTCCAAGTCCAGGATGAGAAGATCCGAATCCTTTCATCACGTGTCCCATATCGCTAGAAAGGATCAATGCTCATCGAGAGGCGGAAGTGACAGTGGATTAATCTATATTACGGATTATAATCTCGATCCGCTAGTTACTCGAAGACCACGATCTATAGAGGCACCCAAGTCACCCAACTTGCTTACTAAATCGTTGGATAGAATAGACGAAGGCTTAGACTCgatggttaatatcgttataacggaagagaaaaacgaatggAACGCAAATAGACATCAACCGAAGTCGAATAACAGTCGTAATGACAAACAATCAATAAAAGTTAAATCCAATAAATTGGATAATTCGAAAAGTAATTACATAGATCGTGAAAAgcaaaaagttaaaaaagagGAATCAATGGTaagaaataatcatttattgaacgatgaattttataattgtcatATAAACAATAAGCAATTAAGGAATGACGAATTATATGAAGAGCAGAGAAATCGGCAATGGAATTATCAGAAGGAAGTACAATTAGCAAGGAGGGATAATGAAATCGGTTCCGAAATTACACCCATGGAATTATCAAAATCCGAAGTCAAACATAATTCTTTTGGCCAAAACAAATCTACGATCAATAGGTTTTCAAATAGATCAAACGATTCTGGTATTTTCGCTGGGCGAACCTATGACACTTTTGGACTTGGTAAAAATCGATTTAACGCAGGAAAATATTCGGGTGATCAACGCATTAAAGATAATCCATTGGCCAGACGAAATACCACCTCATCCATAATTGGTAAACGTGGTAAGGTTACTGATGTTGTTTCaggtttatattaaaatcattaaatcgatatttttatagaatttatgAAATTCAAATTGAATTGTTGGAAAACATTTGTTTAAACGACATAAAGactaatatatttcttttactcctaattattaaaatttgtaatgaACCTAACAAATCCTTGTGCAATATTTACAAGTGTTCGCGAAATCAttcagaaattaatttataaatatttgtaagcATTACAAAATTATGTGCAGTCACACTACGATGATTATGACGGTGATGGAGGGATCTTAAATGCATCATGcaatattttgttttcattgcAATCACATTTGCACGTAGTAGTAATACAACAAAGGCTGTATCCTATGCATATTTAAGCAGAAATGTAAATAACAGCTTgctaaaagatataatatttgattgaacatgttatttctataattaaacgaatttcGAAGATCATGTAATTcttcgaaattattaaatagaacGGCCAGAAATTTCGATATTGTGCTACTGTAACTttgcttttaatttattaaatttttattatttaatgtaaagAACATTAAACTTACGATTATCtgcaattaataaaagaatgacattatataataactatatttcatatcgtaaataaaaaacagataTTTAGATGATTCAATGACTATAATATCAAACACTCTCACAATCTGTATATTCTATCTTTTACATGAAACATGTaagttgaattatttaatatacaattaCTTGAATGTCATAATGCTCTATTAAGTTTCGTACAAATCAAAGATTTATGCAAAAAGGGGAGGaggtaattatataattatataattttataataacataataaatatcgatatattataatttatcagtCAGGTAATAATAggtaagtaaaaaagaaatttcaaataactCACCTTGCATTTagttttcttatataatataaaaataaatcaataaattgaggtttagaaaagatatttcacCAAAACTCCATTGctcatattaatgataaataaaataatattttatatatgcaagTGATACGAGGAACAATTaatcttatacatatatatatatatatatatatatatatatatatatatatatatatatatattatatatatattatatatatataatatataatatatattatattatattatattatatatatataatatatatacatataatatatatataatatatatatatataaatataatatatattttatatttataaaaaagtttaAGTAAATAAGTTCATTCATATGCTCAAATACAGTCCATAAAAATACTTCAAAAAACTTTAAGAGATCTTTTTGTCATGTTAATGTTGAACAAGTGcataaatgtttaaaat is part of the Vespa crabro chromosome 8, iyVesCrab1.2, whole genome shotgun sequence genome and encodes:
- the LOC124426090 gene encoding uncharacterized protein LOC124426090 isoform X4, with the protein product MAPNAEEELLVVKPWGPQTEKEPGLRPPTYNAEDYAIALRRWGRRPLSTVQDSQDTLPSTTSSSSGYISGSAGEMTLRQFTSVSELLNKLRADLRLAFPSFVQEFASPPADGITLLLETLRGVQLAQSSPPTSGHVGPRVGTRRAALDELGCVECLAACGERCADAPRLLVQAQPGLLALAVCLTSSLNRSRVLALQLLTKVCQTAGGHAAVSEAVSTLRLKYGEGGRFRFLAGALLAPRAAIALRVAGVSFLNAFLKSAPRTQTRLYIQAEACEAGLEPQVLQEWLRESDGREEDTLTDLLRKEVQKWAQNCVDVDALQRRVLRAEETCRILSKKVSALQNQLEKLQVEKLNNYNTKNRDNISSGTILGINKTQKVSSNAEDEGISSSERSSSPEDTKNQSQNDHQKITTMQDNDQETTIDDVIEELRIIVKDAEEEFSDKNQERSAELDSNDPAFVKNALFRPNSKLSYDNSDVCLYEQVSKRDQQTDRKIFNTNSASNVLQSCQEKGEQVTYFGNDPDYSDNSSVTRRLSSDVSRRISKSSLEGSVKIVVKGPDVEDAIVPTILHPQPPRRTPPCLSALMAVRHCNFADHNEPYNSHDEELEEETLGDGSDSLLSASRLKYNEKNQSYEEHIRETAVVEHFQKRSTNGLLSNNIVDKSAKFRKSFDDLRHFGNNGNNLEGKTIRNYEPSGSSKTRIPAENGSIKHVEYRQFETSSKVFDFSKHQTDRQSSVHRHGSKYRSEVEKRKLLRRSTSHDYLDSNTSTPCSRRSTGSRVECRIRKFESLNSFDEHRSLQSYGGPGSTDNLNKQHQNITEDFSKSRMRRSESFHHVSHIARKDQCSSRGGSDSGLIYITDYNLDPLVTRRPRSIEAPKSPNLLTKSLDRIDEGLDSMVNIVITEEKNEWNANRHQPKSNNSRNDKQSIKVKSNKLDNSKSNYIDREKQKVKKEESMVRNNHLLNDEFYNCHINNKQLRNDELYEEQRNRQWNYQKEVQLARRDNEIGSEITPMELSKSEVKHNSFGQNKSTINRFSNRSNDSGIFAGRTYDTFGLGKNRFNAGKYSGDQRIKDNPLARRNTTSSIIGKRGKVTDVVSGLY